The Variovorax paradoxus DNA window CGCGCGGGCATCGAGCTGAACATCGACGAGCTCGACGCGATCGCGCGGCGCGTGCCCGTCATCGCCAACCTCTATCCGTCGGGCGAGAAGCTGATGGAAGACTTCCACTACGCAGGCGGCCTGCCGGCTGTGCTCAACAGGATCGCGGCGCACCTGGACCTGTCGGTGCGCACCGTCACGGGCCGCACGCTCGGCGAGGACATCGCGGGCTGGCCCGCGGAGGACGACGGCACCATCCTCGACCCCGCGGCGCCGCTCCGGCAGGGCACACCGGAATGTCCCGAGGCCGGCATTGCGCTGGCCGTGCTGCGCGGCAACCTGTGCCCCGACGGTGCGGTCATCAAGCCCTCGGCCGCCACGCCCGAACTGCTGCGCCACACCGGGCGCGCGCTGGTGTTCGACTCGAACGCCGAGATGCTCGCGGCCATGGCCGACGAAGAACTCGACTGCGATGCATCGACCGTGCTGGTGCTGCGCAACGGCGGCCCGGTCGGCGGGCCCGGCATGCCCGAATGGGGCAACCTGCCGATTCCGAAGAAGCTGCTGCGGCAGGGCGTGCGCGACATGCTGCGCATCTCCGATTCGCGCATGAGCGGCACCCACTACGGCACCTGCGTGCTGCATGTCTCGCCGGAGTCGGCCATCGGCGGTCCGCTCGCGCTGCTAAGGACCGGCGACACCGTGCGCCTGGACATCGGCGAGCGGCGCCTCGACATGCTGGTGTCCGACGAGGAGTTGGCCGAGCGGCGCCGACAGTGGACGCCGCCCGCGCCGGCCTACGCGCGCGGCTACACGAAGATCTTCCAGCACGAGGTGACGCAGGCGCACCTGGGCTGCGACTTCGCGAGCCTGGCGGGCAACGCGCCGACGCCCGAGCCGCCGATCTACTGAAAAAGGTCCCTCGCCATGCGCGCGGCGCACCGGAATCGGCACCTGCCGTTCGGGGACAATACGGCCTGCGACATTCGGCCCGACGCGGCCTCTCGACGATTCATATCCGGTGCAAGCGATTCTTTCCGAAGCCGGCCCCGTGCTGGTCTTCATGGCCTGCGTGGCGCTGGCCACTTACGCGCAGAACCTCACGGGGTTCGCATTCAGCCTCATCCTGCTCGGCCTGGTGTCGGTGTTCCACGTCGCCAGCGTGAGCGATACGGCCAACGCCGCCACGGTGCTGAGCCTGATCAATGCATGGACCTATTTCCGCGCGCGGCCGGGCGTGGTGCCGTGGCAGCTGATGAAGCCGGCGCTCAACGGCAGCACGGTGGGCGTGATCGCGGGGCTCATGCTGCTCACGTGGCTCAGCGGCGGGGCGGTGAACTGGCTGCGGGGCCTGCTGGGCGTATCGATCCTGGGCTGCGCGCTGCTGCTGGTGCTGCAGGGCAGGCCGCAGCCCGCGGTGTCGGGCCGCGCGAGCTTTGCCGTCATCGGCGGTCTCTCGGGCGTGCTGGGCGGGCTGTTCTCGAGTCCGGGGCCGCCCATCGTCTTCCACATGTACCGCCAGCCGCTGGAGCGCGAGCTGGTGCGCCGCGCGCTGCTGCTGATGTTCGCGTTCAATTCGCTGGTGCGGCTCGTGATCGTGCTGCCCACGGGGCACTTCTCGTGGCGCGCGGCGCTGTTGGCCGCCTGCGCGATGCCGGTGGTCTACGGCGTGACGCGGCTGCACCACCGGCTGCCGAACAAGCTGCAGCCGCGCACCCTGAAATGGCTGGTGGGCGGCCTGCTGGCCGCGGCGGGTTCGACGCTGGTCGCGAGCGCCTGGCTCGCGATTGCTCAGGCTTGATCGAGGGCCTGTTAACGCTATTTCTGGGGATCGCGTTGCCCGGCCAAGGGGCTGGATGCAAGGCGCACGCGCTTGCAAGGCGTGCGCCTTGCAAGCGCGGGCAACGCCGCAGACGGCCCCTTGGCCGGGCAACCCGAAGGGAAGGCCAGCCGCAGCGGGCCACTCGGCGTTGCGCTCCTTGCGTGTACGCATGCACACGCGGCGTCGCGCGCCTTGACTGGCCCGCTGCGGCTGGCCTTCGCGACCCCAGAAATAGCGTTAACAGGCCCTAGACGCCGACCAGCGGCAGCTCGACCACGAAGTCCTTGCACGCCGCCAGGTCCGGCACCACGCCCAGCCCCGGTGCATGCGACAACTGCACCCAGCCGTCATTCACCGCGAAGTTCGGCACCGCGAGCAGCTCGCGCAGCGGGTTCGGATTGGCATCGACCTCCACGTAGCCCGGCCCGCCCACGGCGGTCTTCAGGTGCATCGACGCGGCCAGGCCGATACCGCCGCCCAGCCAATGCGGGCAGTACCACTTGCCTGCCGCGATCGTCTGCTTCGCCACCTCGAGGCAGCCGCTGAAGCCGCCCCATTTGCCGAGGTCGGGCTGGATGATCGCCATGCCTTCGGTCGCGATGAAGTCGCGGTACTGCGCGAAGCTTGCAAGGTTCTCTCCGCCGGCCAGCGTCAGCGGCTGGCACGCGGCCAGTTCCTTCCAGCGCTGCGCGGGCTGATCGGCGCGCAGCGGCTCCTCGAGCCACAGCAGGTTGAAATCCGCCATGCGCACGCCGGCCTGGCGTGCTTCGTCGAAGTTCCAGGCCTGGTTGGCGTCGACCATCAGGGCGGCTTCTGCACCGAGCGCATCGCGCAGGGCGCGCAGGTTGGCCAGGTCGCGCTCGGCTCCGAAGCCGACCTTGAGCTTGAACGCGCGGTAGCCTTCGCTGCGCTTCTGCAGCGCGAGCTGTTCGGGCCCGGTGGGGTTGAGACCCGAGGCATAGACCTGCACCGGCTGCGCCTCGGCACCGCCGAGCACCTGCCAGAGCGGCTTGCCCTGGCGGCGCGCGTACAGGTCCCACATCGCCGTGTCGACGCCCGCCACGATCTGGTTCAGCGTGCCGTGCTCGCCGGTCTGCAGCGCCAGCACCGCGAAGCGGCGCGTGAGCTCGTCGAAGCACTCGCGCGGATGCGACCAGGCGCGCCCCACGACGCAGGGCTTGCAGTAGGCCAGCGCCATGCGGGCGCGGTGCTCCGCGCCCACGGTCGGAAAGTTGCACCAGATCTCGCCCCAGCCCTCGGTACCGTCGGCATCGGTCAGACGCACCAGCACCGCGGGGCGGTCGCGCATGATGCCGAACGAGGTCTGCACTGGCGGGTCGGCCGGTGCACGGAATACGAACACGTCGAAGCGCTCGACCGTGGTGGGGGACGCAGGGTCCGATGTTGCGATGGATGTCATGGCGTCGATTCTCAGGCGCAAGTTCGCCCTGCGCACGAACTCAGGAATAAGCCGCGCAGAGTTCGCCTTCGGACAAGCCGTACGTCTCGGTCGCTGCTGGAGGCCGAGCGCCGCGGACTCAATGTGCCCAACGACCTGTCGGTGATGGGCTTCGACGATCTCGAGTGGAGCCGGCACCTGCGCCCGAGCCTCACGACCATGCATGTGCCCACCGACGAGGTCTGGACGCGTGCGGGGGAATACCTGGTCCGGTCGCTGTCGGGCCGGGCGGCCGCGCTGCACCATGACGTCGATGTGTCGCTGGTGGTGCGCGAATCGACGTCGCGGCCCCGGCCGGCCGAGAGCCGCAAGGCCGACTGAAGGGCCTGGATCACACCGCCACCGGCTGCACCGTCGATGCGCACACGCGGTTGCGGCCGCTGCTCTTCGCCGCGTACAGCGCCTTGTCCGCGGCCCGGATCAGTTCCTTGGGCTGGCCTGGCTTCCCGGCCGCGGGGCTGAGCGCATCCACGCCGGCGCTCAGTGTCACGAATCCGTCGGCGCTGCCGGCATGTTCGATCTGCAGGTCCCGCACGGCGCTGCGGATGCGTTCCGCCAGAATCATGGCCCCGGCCACATCGGTGTTCGGCAGCAGTACCGCCAGTTCCTCCCCGCCATAGCGGGCCGCAAGGTCCCCCGGACGCCGGGACGCGAGGCGGGCGATCGTGCAGCCGATGGTCTGCAGGCACTCGTCGTCTGCCGCATGGCCATAGATGTCGTTGTATTGCTTGAAGCAATCCACATCCATCATGATCAAGGCCAGGGTGCTCGCAGTGCGCGCCGCGCGGCTGTATTCGCTGTCCAGCGTCACGTCGAACTGCCGGCGGTTCGCCAGCCCGGTCAGGCCGTCTTCCATGGCGAGCGTGTTGAGGGTCTTGTTCAGCGTTTCCAGCGCATCGCGCGTCTGGCGCAGCTCGGCCTCGGTCCGGGTCTGGAGCTGGAACTGCCTCACCAGGCGCCAGCCGATGAAAGCGACGATCAGGGTCAGCAGAAGGACGCCACCGGAATGCCAGAGCGTTTCGCGCCACCAGTTGACCAGGATCTCGTCCTTGGACAGGGCCGCGGCAACGAACAGCGGATAGTTGTCGAGGCGCCGGAAGCTGTTCAGCCGCATCAGGCCGTCTTGCGCCGACTTGATGTAGACCGTTCCGACTGGCCCCTGCGCAACGTAGGAGCGGAAGAGTTCGGTTTCCAGCATGTTCCGGCCCACCATGGCGGGGCCGTAGGGCCGGCGGGTCATCATGGTTCCGTTTTCGAGCACCAATGCAACAGCGCCGGCCTCGCCGATATCGAGGCTGTCGTAGAACTTCATGAAGAAGTCGATGTGGATCGTCGCGAGCGCCACGCCGGCGAAGCTGCCGTCCGCATGATTGATGCGCCGTGAAACCGGGACAAGCAACCTGCCGCTGGTGCGGCTCTTCACAGGAATGCCGATGTGAGGGCCGCGCTCCTCGTGCGTGCGGTGAAAGACGAAGTACTCCCGGGTCGCGTTGTTCAGGTTTTCCGGCTGCGTCGTGCGGGAGTTTGCAACCCAGTTTCCCTCTTCGTCGTAGACGTGCAGGCCATCGAGCTGCGGGAGTTCGGCAATCCGCCTGGCGAGCACGCTGCGAAGCCGCGCGACAGCGTCCGGGCCGGTGCCGTCGTGCTCCACCCGCTCGACCATGCCGACCAGGACGGTATCGGCCTTCTTGATGGTGTCGTCCGCCTGCTGCGCCATGGCGCGCGCGAGGTTCGATGCCGCCACGCTCATCTGCCGAAGCTGGTCGGAACGCGACTCCCAGCTGTTCCAGCCGTCAATCGCCAGCAGACTGAAGCAGACGATGGCCACAAAAGCCATGGTCCGGGCGGTGATGGAGGGTCCGCGAAGCACTACGCACTTTCGGAGCAATGAAGCATGGCGGCGGGGGGTGGTGATTGGAGCGCCTCGCCGAAGGCGAATGCGTCCCACTGTATCCGAATGCGACAGCCAGCGCGCATCCGACAGGGCTGGTGCTGTTCGCACTACGGCACGGCACGGCGGCGTCCCAAGATGACGGCGCTGTAATCCGGCCGACGGGAAACCGTCGGGGTGGATGGCTAGAGTGGCATGTATGCCCGTCGAATACGGACAGGCATCGCCGCTCTATCTACAATCTGCGCATGCACCGGGTTCGCCTCTTCGTCCTTTGGATCGCGATGTTTGCCGTGCCCTTCCAGGCGTACGCGGCGGCAGCCATGGTCTTTTGCGGACCGGGCCATGACGGTGCTGCCTCGGCGGTTGCGGCAACCGCCGCGCCGGCCGAAGCGCATCGGCATGCGCAAGAGGCGCACGGCGATGGGCACGCAAGTCATCACCATCACGAAGCCGCCGCGCAGGACGCCGGGCCGTCCGCCAGCGCCCACAGCGCCGGCGCCGACACCCACGCGTCGCCCGATGGAATGCACAAGTGCGGCACCTGCGGCGCGTGCCACGCCACGGCGCTCACCAGCACGCTGGAACTGATCGTGTTCCAGGGCCTTCCCCGCGCCGACCTGATCGAGCCCGCCAGCACGGTGGCCTCGGTCGCGCCGCGCCTTCTCGACAAACCTCCTCGCGCCTGAAGCGTTCGTGCGCCTGCGCGCGGCCCGGTCATGGGCCGCGGCCGCAGTGCAGCAGCGAACGCACGTGCATCGCCTGCGCCATGCGCCCTCGGGGCCGCCTTGACGCATTCCGTTCATGAACACGCGAGGATTCCATGTTCCATTCATTGCCGGCCCGTTGGCTGGCTGTCCTTCCGGCCTTGGCAGCGCTCGCCGCCGCGGCGGCCCAGCCGGTGCCCGCCCCCCCGGCTGACAAGGCCGACACCCGCGCGCCCACCGGCCTGAGCTACAAGTCCGCGCTCGAGGGCTACCGGCCCTTCACCGACGACAAGCCGATCCCGTGGAAAGAGGCCAACGAGACCGTCCACCAGCGGGGCGGCTGGAAGGCCTATGCCGAGGAGGCGGCGAGTGGCGGCGCGGCCGATGCACCGGCCGCGCACCAGGGGCACACGATGCCGATGCCTCCCGCAAAAAAGGAGCAGAAGCCATGAAGCGCGCCTTGCGCCTCACGGCCGCCGCTGCAGCGGCCGCCTTCCTGGCGGGCTGCGCCTCGGTCGGCGTCGACGACGCGCTGCAGGACACCAACACCCAGGCCCGGCAGTTCACCGGCGGCAAGCTCGAGCTCAGCCGCACGCAGGAACAGCGTGACCGCCGTTCGGCGCTGACGCAGGAGCTGCTGTCCAGGCCGCTGTCGCAAAGCGACGCGGTGCAGCTCGCGCTGGCCAACAGCCCGGCGGTCCAGGCCCTGGTCGCGCAGAGCTGGGGCGACCTTGCCGCGGCCAATCAGTCGAGCCGGCTGCCCAACCCGGTCTTCACCTTC harbors:
- the araD gene encoding L-arabinonate dehydratase, encoding MSTEAARPKTLQELRSQRWFASDDIRGFAHRQRMQQQGLAREEFMGRPVIGIVNTWSELSPCHAHLRERAESVKRGVLQAGGYPLELPALSLGEVMVKPTTMIYRNLLAIECEELLRSLPIDGAVLMGGCDKTTPGLIMGALSMDIPAIFLPAGPMMNDRYKGQAVGAGTHTKKFWAERTIGNIDEAEWIRLEARMTRTPGTCNTMGTASTMTAIAEAMGLSLPGAMSIPAVDSEHSRMAWRCGERIVSMVWEDLKPSRIVTKASFLNAVAAYMALGGSTNAAVHLPAMAGRAGIELNIDELDAIARRVPVIANLYPSGEKLMEDFHYAGGLPAVLNRIAAHLDLSVRTVTGRTLGEDIAGWPAEDDGTILDPAAPLRQGTPECPEAGIALAVLRGNLCPDGAVIKPSAATPELLRHTGRALVFDSNAEMLAAMADEELDCDASTVLVLRNGGPVGGPGMPEWGNLPIPKKLLRQGVRDMLRISDSRMSGTHYGTCVLHVSPESAIGGPLALLRTGDTVRLDIGERRLDMLVSDEELAERRRQWTPPAPAYARGYTKIFQHEVTQAHLGCDFASLAGNAPTPEPPIY
- a CDS encoding sulfite exporter TauE/SafE family protein, producing MQAILSEAGPVLVFMACVALATYAQNLTGFAFSLILLGLVSVFHVASVSDTANAATVLSLINAWTYFRARPGVVPWQLMKPALNGSTVGVIAGLMLLTWLSGGAVNWLRGLLGVSILGCALLLVLQGRPQPAVSGRASFAVIGGLSGVLGGLFSSPGPPIVFHMYRQPLERELVRRALLLMFAFNSLVRLVIVLPTGHFSWRAALLAACAMPVVYGVTRLHHRLPNKLQPRTLKWLVGGLLAAAGSTLVASAWLAIAQA
- a CDS encoding mandelate racemase/muconate lactonizing enzyme family protein; this translates as MTSIATSDPASPTTVERFDVFVFRAPADPPVQTSFGIMRDRPAVLVRLTDADGTEGWGEIWCNFPTVGAEHRARMALAYCKPCVVGRAWSHPRECFDELTRRFAVLALQTGEHGTLNQIVAGVDTAMWDLYARRQGKPLWQVLGGAEAQPVQVYASGLNPTGPEQLALQKRSEGYRAFKLKVGFGAERDLANLRALRDALGAEAALMVDANQAWNFDEARQAGVRMADFNLLWLEEPLRADQPAQRWKELAACQPLTLAGGENLASFAQYRDFIATEGMAIIQPDLGKWGGFSGCLEVAKQTIAAGKWYCPHWLGGGIGLAASMHLKTAVGGPGYVEVDANPNPLRELLAVPNFAVNDGWVQLSHAPGLGVVPDLAACKDFVVELPLVGV
- a CDS encoding substrate-binding domain-containing protein, producing the protein MEAERRGLNVPNDLSVMGFDDLEWSRHLRPSLTTMHVPTDEVWTRAGEYLVRSLSGRAAALHHDVDVSLVVRESTSRPRPAESRKAD
- a CDS encoding sensor domain-containing diguanylate cyclase translates to MLRGPSITARTMAFVAIVCFSLLAIDGWNSWESRSDQLRQMSVAASNLARAMAQQADDTIKKADTVLVGMVERVEHDGTGPDAVARLRSVLARRIAELPQLDGLHVYDEEGNWVANSRTTQPENLNNATREYFVFHRTHEERGPHIGIPVKSRTSGRLLVPVSRRINHADGSFAGVALATIHIDFFMKFYDSLDIGEAGAVALVLENGTMMTRRPYGPAMVGRNMLETELFRSYVAQGPVGTVYIKSAQDGLMRLNSFRRLDNYPLFVAAALSKDEILVNWWRETLWHSGGVLLLTLIVAFIGWRLVRQFQLQTRTEAELRQTRDALETLNKTLNTLAMEDGLTGLANRRQFDVTLDSEYSRAARTASTLALIMMDVDCFKQYNDIYGHAADDECLQTIGCTIARLASRRPGDLAARYGGEELAVLLPNTDVAGAMILAERIRSAVRDLQIEHAGSADGFVTLSAGVDALSPAAGKPGQPKELIRAADKALYAAKSSGRNRVCASTVQPVAV